One Fundulus heteroclitus isolate FHET01 chromosome 1, MU-UCD_Fhet_4.1, whole genome shotgun sequence genomic window carries:
- the LOC105920934 gene encoding uncharacterized protein LOC105920934, whose protein sequence is MATKKGNCYVRGCSKTEGSFHLLPKDEKTTEEWLKFIYGEVPRMFNPNLRLCSAHFTEDCFLNMGEFKSGFSNKLILRKSSVPTLKGATTKSPLPKPSKPQFCNVHCQTESKCSSRGTQLGAKTLAPKVRSQGTQTSDDLASAEIVASTALGGGQPFASTTARKGPTKQPGFKREEDFDETTTEATEPASQPVTTATESSRHSDASGSAHEDLKFIVFEKCLLELFKHCPVCARVCDVMPQRRGTLFAVRQRCPHCQYFRQWRSQPCSGSIPLGNLQLAASIYFTGSSYTQLQKVFRAMKIATFGYRTFRRYARTYLEPAVICKWKKEQDEVLEFLSPNKVMLGGDMRAESPGHSAKYGSYTLMNLESNKVIDIQLVKSNEVGGSNNMEKEGLKRCLDLLRRKDVEVDYIVTDRHPQVQKFLREQKIQHFYDAWHVEKGLTKKLTKIGKEKDCELVQKWVRSIRNHIYWTATSSTSGPEKLAKWQSLVNHIQDVHTHDHPLFPQCLHPEPASEKKKKWLQPGSKALYKVEKVLLNRRVLKDVEKLSSNHRTSAVEAFHNVIHRFAPKNVVFPYTGMLSRLYLAAMHFNENSDRPPKRTPEGRPGYKLLFPKNKKGGHTVKVGKEQATYCYAFSLMKMLFEEVLPDPSPYFEEVLRIPIPADLSAQYEQPLMEEVVA, encoded by the exons aTGGCTACTAAAAAAGGGAATTGCTATGTCCGAGGATGCTCTAAAACAGAAGGAAGTTTCCACTTACTCCCGAAGGATGAGAAAACAACAGAAGAGTGGCTAAAGTTTATTTATGGGGAAGTGCCGCGCATGTTTAACCCAAATTTGAGACTATGTTCAGCACACTTTACCGAAGACTGCTTCCTGAACATGGGCGAATTCAAGTCAGGCTTTTCCAACAAACTGATTTTGAGAAAAAGCTCTGTACCAACACTGAAGGGGGCGACCACAAAATCGCCATTGCCC AAACCATCAAAGCCACAATTTTGCAACGTTCATTGTCAGACTGAGTCGAAGTGCTCCTCTCGAGGGACGCAGCTTGGCGCGAAAACTCTGGCTCCCAAAGTAAGGAGTCAAG GCACACAGACATCAGACGACTTGGCCAGTGCAGAGATTGTCGCGTCAACGGCTCTGGGTGGCGGTCAGCCATTTGCATCTACGACTGCCAGGAAAGGGCCGACTAAACAACCTGGTTTTAAGAGAGAGGAAGACTTTGATGAGACTACCACAGAAGCCACTGAGCCAGCCAGTCAACCAGTCACAACTGCAACAGAGTCGTCCCGGCACTC TGACGCGTCTGGCTCCGCCCACGAAGACCTCAAGTTCATCGTGTTTGAAAAGTGCCTGCTCGAACTCTTCAAGCACTGTCCCGTGTGCGCACGCGTGTGTGACGTGATGCCACAGCGGCGGGGAACGCTCTTTGCTGTGCGACAACGCTGTCCACACTGTCAGTACTTCAGGCAATGGAGAAGTCAACCATGCTCAGGCAGCATCCCCCTTGGAAACCTGCAGCTGGCTGCTTCCATTTATTTCACTGGTTCTTCTTATACTCAGCTCCAGAAG GTATTCAGGGCAATGAAAATCGCTACTTTTGGGTATCGCACGTTTAGGAGGTATGCCAGGACTTACTTGGAGCCTGCTGTAATCTGTAAGTGGAAGAAGGAGCAAGATGAGGTGCTAGAATTTCTAAGCCCCAATAAAGTCATGCTTGGTGGCGATATGAGGGCAGAATCACCAG GTCATTCAGCAAAATATGGCAGCTATACCCTGATGAACTTGGAGAGCAACAAAGTCATTGACATACAACTTGTTAAG AGTAATGAGGTTGGAGGGAGCAACAACATGGAGAAGGAGGGTCTTAAACGGTGCCTTGACCTTCTGCGACGCAAAGATGTTGAAGTGGACTACATAGTCACAGACAGACATCCACAAGTGCAGAAGTTTCTGAGAGAGCAGAAGATTCAACATTTCTACGATGCGTGGCACGTGGAAAAAg GTCTGACAAAGAAGTTGACTAAGATTGGGAAAGAAAAAGATTGTGAGTTGGTGCAGAAATGGGTACGCAGCATTCGAAACCACATTTACTGGACCGCCACATCGTCGACATCTGGACCAGAGAAGCTTGCAAAATGGCAGTCGCTGGTTAATCACATACAAGACGTCCACACCCACGATCACCCACTTTTCCCACAATGTCTGCACCCAGAACCAgcctcagaaaagaaaaagaaatggttGCAACCTG GCTCAAAAGCGCTTTACAAAGTAGAGAAGGTCCTACTAAACAGAAGAGTTTTGAAGGATGTGGAGAAGCTGAGTTCAAATCACAGGACATCTGCTGTAGAGGCCTTCCACAACGTAATTCACCGCTTCGCACCCAAGAATGTGGTTTTTCCCTATACTGGAATGTTATCCAG ATTGTACCTTGCAGCCATGCATTTCAATGAGAACTCTGATAGGCCACCAAAAAGAACGCCGGAAGGCAGACCTGGGTACAAACTGCTTTTCCCCAAAAACAAGAAAGGTGGGCACACAGTGAAGGTTGGGAAGGAACAAGCGACATACT GCTACGCGTTCAGCCTCATGAAAATGCTTTTTGAGGAGGTGCTCCCAGACCCATCACCATACTTTGAAGAAGTGCTGAGGATTCCTATCCCTGCAGACCTCTCGGCGCAGTATGAACAGCCGTTGATGGAGGAAGTTGTTGCCTGA